In the genome of Flavobacteriaceae bacterium YJPT1-3, the window GCCATGGATTTCTACTAAGAAGTTCCTAAAATCCTCATTTCAACATACTGATTAACCAAAGTATGGAAATAAATAATTCAATGATCGTAAAGCCACAATTTGATCCCCATTACGATAACCATAATCAGCAGGGCAACCTTGACTGGCCCCTCACCCTTTTTGACTGACCATCTGCTCGCCCACCAGGATCCCAATGCCCCACCGATGGCCAATGCTATGCCATAACCCCAGTTCATGTATCCATAAAAGATAAAGACCCCCAGGGCTGGCAAGGTGTAAAGAAGCACGGTAATGCTCTTTACAGCATTAGCCGGTATGAGACCTAATCGATTGATATTGGTCAGTGCCAATAGGATCAGAAATCCCACCCCGGCCTGAATGAACCCGCCGTAAATGCCAATACCAAAAAACGCCAGGAGCGCCCATCCAAAAGGTAAACCGGTTAGCGTAGCTTTCTCGGTCAGATTCACCCGCTTTGGCTGAAAAATAAGGAGGCCTACGACCACAAACATCACTAGGGCAAGAATTCGATTAAACAATCGATCGTCAACGGAAATAGCTAACGAGCTCCCTAATAAGGCTCCTAAGCTTGCTGAGATACCCATCCAAAAACTAAATTTCCAGTTTCCAACTCCTTTTGAGCGGTAGCCCGCTGTCGCGAAACTGCTCTGGGCGAGAATTCCGATGCGATTGGTGCCGTTAGCCGTAGCCGAGTCGAGTCCCATAAAAATGAGCAGGGGCAAGGTCAGTAAAGAACCCCCTCCTGCCAGAGTATTGATGATGCCGGTGATGAGTCCGGCAAGAAAAAGTAAAAGAATTTCAAGCATGAAAAAGAAATCAAATGGCCCCTTGGCTCGACACAAAAATGCGTAATTTTTCAGAGTGCATAGAAGGTACAGACAACGAAAAAAGAATTAATGCCAATTTGGCTATGCTGAACCTTGGTTCAGCCGGACTGGAATGGTATGGTAAAAGTAATTGAAGTTGAAGCCCCTTCTCAAAGACTTTATGTATGGAGGGGAAAGGCTTCACGACAACCTTTATCTACAAATTTTAATGTTAACAGTAGGTATCTTAATGGGGGTACTGAACAAGTTATATTTGATATTGGGGCAAATCAAATCAACCTTCCAGATATTACAAATTCAATACAGTCGGTTCCATGGGCGAATTAATTTATAATGATTTAGAATACTTTTTGCAAAGCCTTATTTCTTTGAGGAGTGCAATGAATAATCAGATCAAGATGTATCCTGTTCCAGATAAAATTAAATTTAAAAGGAACAGTGAAGTTTATAAAATAGTGAAGTTTTTGATTATAGAAATCATGCAAGATTTGGATGGTGCTAACCCTGATTCTTTGAATTTAAGAAAGTATCAGGATGATATTAGATTACTCCTAAGGTATTTTGATGAGGTTACTTTGGGGGTTGAAGCAAAAAAAAAGGCAAAGATTGTGGAAGAATTTTATCAGACAATGTTACCCACAAATGGATAATAAAGTTACACCCGCTCCGCAAAGTCTCCCGACTTTGAGGTGCAACACTTACTACAATGAACAAACCAAAAACGTGAAAGAAGGTTATATCATACGAGACCAAGAAAAACCGCATTTTATCACCGCGACTGTGGTCGACTGGATCGATGTCTTTACAAGAAAGGCTTATCGGGACATTGTTATAGATTGCCTTCAGTTCTGTATAGTGAACAAGGGCATGGTGCTTTACGGTTATGTCATTATGAGTAATCATATTCGCCTTGCGTTGCAAAGTGAGCAGGGTCAGTTGTCAGATTTGATCCGTGACTTTAAAAAGTATACAGCTATAAAAATTTTGGAAAAGATACAAATGGAGCCTGAAAGCAGGCGGCAGTGGATGCTTGAACGGTTCAAAAAAGCAACCGAGAGCCACTACAGAAACAAGAACTTCCAGTTCTGGCGGTATTGAAACCATGCCGAGGAGATTTTTTCAGAGCAGTTTTTGTGGTCAAAGCTAGATTACATACATATGAACCCGGTCAGGGCGGGTATAGTCGAAAGGGCATCGCATTACCTGCATTCGAGCGCCAGCAATTATGCGGTAGGAAAGGGACTGTTGGAAATCACGTTGGCCGACAATCCGGTCATTGACGTATTAAATCCAAAATCGTTTACGAATTATGAAAAGTATTGAAAGTGATATATGTCCTCAAAGTCGGGAGACTTTGCGGATCCATGTCGGGGACTTTGCGGAGCGATTTAT includes:
- a CDS encoding sulfite exporter TauE/SafE family protein, with protein sequence MLEILLLFLAGLITGIINTLAGGGSLLTLPLLIFMGLDSATANGTNRIGILAQSSFATAGYRSKGVGNWKFSFWMGISASLGALLGSSLAISVDDRLFNRILALVMFVVVGLLIFQPKRVNLTEKATLTGLPFGWALLAFFGIGIYGGFIQAGVGFLILLALTNINRLGLIPANAVKSITVLLYTLPALGVFIFYGYMNWGYGIALAIGGALGSWWASRWSVKKGEGPVKVALLIMVIVMGIKLWLYDH